The nucleotide sequence CCTCGGAGTATATCTTTTTGTTCAGTTGTATCACTCATTTTTTCTTTAAGTTTTAGTTATTAAAAGAATAGAAAGAAGAGATAATAGAAAATAGACCTATAATTTGTTTTGAAAACTCATTGCCATTTTCTGAAATTCTTCAATTTTATGTTCTATTTTATTTAAAGTTTCTTGATCTATATAATTTCTATGTTTTGCCACTAATAATTGTGTTCCCAATTCAAAAGATGAACCAAGAGAGATATTTATGAAATGGCTAAATGATTTATCCGTCCGTGAAGAGCCTTCAGCGACATTACTTGGAATAGAAACAGAAGCTCGGCTCATTTGTGAACTCAAATCATATCTTTCGTGTTTAGGAAAGTCACATAATATATCTGAAATGTTATTGGCTATTTCTAAACCTAATTTCCAAATCTTTAAATTCTTATAATTATGCCTTTTCGCCATTAGTTTTAATCTATATTCTCTAGTCTATTTTCTATATTTTATTCTCTAGTTCAAAAATTCATAATTAGAAAACCTCATAAACTCCCGCAGCACCTTGTCCGGTTCCTACGCACATTGTAACCATTGCATATTTATTGTTGAGGTTTCGTTTGTGCATTTCATCAAAGATTTGAACTGATAGTTTAGCTCCGGTACAACCTAATGGGTGTCCCATAGAAATCGCGCCACCATTTACATTTACGATATCTTGATTCAATCCTAATTCCCGAATTACAGCTAAAGACTGAGAAGCAAAGGCTTCATTCAACTCGATTAAGGAAATATCATTTTGTTTTAATCCGGCTTGCTTGATGGCTTTCGGAATCGCTTTTACCGGTCCAACACCCATAATTCTGGGTTCTACACCTACAGCGGTATAACTTACCATTCTAGCGATAGGTTCAAGGTTGAGTTCTTTCACCATTTCTTCGCTCATTACCATCACAAAAGCAGCACCATCACTCATTTGCGACGAATTTCCCGCAGTAACGCTTCCGCCTTCTGCGAAAACAGGACGAAGTTTATTCAAAACCGCTTCAGAGGTATCTTTACGCGGTCCTTCATCTTTATTAACGGTGTAGCTTTTAGTTTTCTTTTTTCCGTCACCATCCACATAGGTTTGATCTACGGTAATTGGGACAATCTGATCCTGAAAACGATCTTCAGCTTGTGCTTTTATCGCTTTTTGATGAGAATTGTAGGCAAATTCATCTTGGTCATCTCGAGAAACTTTATACTGATTGGCAACTGCTTCAGCTGTTAATCCCATTCCCCAATAATAATCCTCGTGACCTTCTTTTGCCAATTTATAATCGGGAACCGGTTTGTATCCACCCATTGGGATGTAGCTCATACTTTCGGCGCC is from Zunongwangia endophytica and encodes:
- a CDS encoding four helix bundle protein; this encodes MAKRHNYKNLKIWKLGLEIANNISDILCDFPKHERYDLSSQMSRASVSIPSNVAEGSSRTDKSFSHFINISLGSSFELGTQLLVAKHRNYIDQETLNKIEHKIEEFQKMAMSFQNKL
- a CDS encoding acetyl-CoA C-acyltransferase, yielding MKTAYIVKAYRTAVGKAPRGVFRFKRPDELAAETIEYMMDKLPEFDINRIDDVIVGNAMPEAEQGLNVGRLISLMGLKTEDVAGMTVNRYCASGLETIAIASAKIQSGMADCIIAGGAESMSYIPMGGYKPVPDYKLAKEGHEDYYWGMGLTAEAVANQYKVSRDDQDEFAYNSHQKAIKAQAEDRFQDQIVPITVDQTYVDGDGKKKTKSYTVNKDEGPRKDTSEAVLNKLRPVFAEGGSVTAGNSSQMSDGAAFVMVMSEEMVKELNLEPIARMVSYTAVGVEPRIMGVGPVKAIPKAIKQAGLKQNDISLIELNEAFASQSLAVIRELGLNQDIVNVNGGAISMGHPLGCTGAKLSVQIFDEMHKRNLNNKYAMVTMCVGTGQGAAGVYEVF